The following nucleotide sequence is from Leptolyngbya sp. SIO1E4.
CGACTTCCAGGGAACGGCTACCGGCTGCCGAGATAAAGGTTCCTCCGTTCCCCTCAAATAGAAGTGCCCCCCGATCGCCTTCTACCTCCATCCAGCGCTGCGATCGCCAGGTTTGCTCCCCCTTGGCATAGAGCACTTCTGCCATCGTCCCATTCCGAAATTGCAGTTGGGCAATGCAGCGGCAGTTCTTGAAATATCCAGTCGGGACAGCCTGCGAAACCCCATCATATTGCAGAGAGCAAGAGACTTGATGCACCGCTCCAAACAGATTGGTTAAACGGTGTATGCGAGATAATGCCCCAGCTAAAGGGAACCCGAATAAGGCAGCATCGTAGGTCCATTTTTGCGGTGCTGGATGCTGAGCAACCGTTGTGCAATAGCGCACATAGGCAGGCGTTCCGACATAGGGTAACTGAGCCTGCATGGCCTGATGCAGACCCCCTAATAGCTCAATATGCTCTACGTGTAGCAGAGATCGCTGCTGCTGCGCGAGCGCAATTAGGTCAGCCGCCGCCGCCGCTGACAGAGAGAGCGGGTACTCCACCACCACTGATTTGCCCGCTAGCAGCGCTGATCGCACCACTGCACCATGCTCCTGGTTGACATGGCACACCACCACCAAATCAATCTCCGCCTGTTCAATTAGCGTTTGCCAGGTTTGGCTAACCGCGATTTCTTGAGTTTGGCCATGAGTTTGGGCAAATGCTTGAGTTTTCTCTGGGCTGTTGCCCACAACGGCCACTAACTGAGCCCTAGGATCTGCCTGCAATGCCTCAGCCCGCATTTTGGCTACATATCCTGTCCCGACAATGCCTACGCGAAGAGGTTGCTTTATGAATGCATCGTACTCTATAGCCACACCGCTTATCCAATTCAAATCTTGTTTTAGACAGGTCTGTTTTAGACATATTACCGAAGCGTCTAAGACAGTAATAACACCTCTCTGGAATCT
It contains:
- a CDS encoding Gfo/Idh/MocA family oxidoreductase, whose translation is MRAEALQADPRAQLVAVVGNSPEKTQAFAQTHGQTQEIAVSQTWQTLIEQAEIDLVVVCHVNQEHGAVVRSALLAGKSVVVEYPLSLSAAAAADLIALAQQQRSLLHVEHIELLGGLHQAMQAQLPYVGTPAYVRYCTTVAQHPAPQKWTYDAALFGFPLAGALSRIHRLTNLFGAVHQVSCSLQYDGVSQAVPTGYFKNCRCIAQLQFRNGTMAEVLYAKGEQTWRSQRWMEVEGDRGALLFEGNGGTFISAAGSRSLEVGSRKGLFAKDTTAVLDALYDGTPLYVTPQESLYALQVAAAAEQSAQTGKTVTVSPP